Proteins encoded by one window of Conger conger chromosome 1, fConCon1.1, whole genome shotgun sequence:
- the LOC133129226 gene encoding zinc fingers and homeoboxes protein 2-like — protein MASRRKSTTPCMIRASEMVEQDDPDEMDTSADGVLENGSLEAMGGEDWASVKDSGRAGKETTDQEKSEADVRPQRKLQGGYECKYCPFSTQNLNEFKEHVDSNHPNVILNPLYLCAVCNFNTKKFDSLTEHNEKCHPGESNFKFKRIKLNSQTILEQTIEGANSAVIYDATSPQNGEDMTAFPLSKSIAAKMAKPKTDSKRIFRKGDEVENQLDGFTTELPKKPITAINVNRTVILPEATLKEGLSHIMPSLQRPPNFNLVPKIAVPLNTSKYNPSLDGNATLITSFNKFPYPTQPELSWLTAASKHPEEQIKVWFTTQRLKQGISWSPEEVEEARKKMFNGTIQPVQQTFTVLPAHFSHSAKASQPLIQTVPCHVLGQSSLVLTPVANGSPVTCTPIALTVANQVVQALKRPLATPVVAPDVKRPTIIQSVQSPPKSASPTPSFSLDRKKTQDQITVLKASYSQNQFPDDKELYRLIEATGLSRSEIKRWFSDQRYRNQKGLLQANSEFLSKDILQKSVPTQFPLLERVKGKTTEQLKMLEESFQKTSFPTQADIDHLVANTRLSKTEIDSWFSERRALRDNLEQALLNSMGPKKVEEEELPQQRGSLNGVQEKESVSRASPLPIIAPSTCPMLIDSRSLELLKDVFAQTQWPSPEEYNQLEVQTGLARTEIVRWFKDNRAALKNGTLEWMDQLQKQSSNGRNGQSSLTSAERAQSVLQQYFREVKTLSGEDVEKLSERSKLSSQEITDWFASKLIQNASEANKADDQLRQPREDHGSCMKESEGVTNRSTGLEQELVSNAEGVVGEISGRVMG, from the coding sequence ATGGCGAGTCGGAGGAAGTCAACAACTCCTTGCATGATCCGGGCTAGTGAGATGGTGGAGCAAGATGACCCCGATGAGATGGATACTTCTGCTGATGGCGTCCTGGAAAACGGGTCTTTGGAGGCAATGGGCGGTGAGGACTGGGCTTCGGTTAAGGACAGTGGAAGAGCAGGAAAGGAGACGACGGATCAGGAGAAATCAGAGGCTGATGTTCGACCACAGCGGAAGCTGCAGGGTGGCTATGAATGCAAGTATTGTCCCTTCTCCACACAGAACCTGAATGAGTTTAAAGAGCACGTGGACTCAAATCACCCCAACGTCATTCTCAAccctctgtacctgtgtgcagtgtgtaactttaacacaaaaaaatttGACTCCTTAACAGAGCACAATGAAAAGTGTCACCCCGGGGAGAGCAACTTCAAGTTCAAACGGATCAAGCTTAACAGCCAGACCATCCTGGAGCAGACAATCGAGGGAGCAAACAGTGCAGTCATCTATGATGCGACTAGCCCTCAGAACGGGGAAGACATGACCGCTTTTCCCTTGAGCAAGTCAATAGCCGCAAAGATGGCCAAGCCAAAAACAGACAGCAAACGGATATTCCGCAAAGGGGATGAAGTAGAAAATCAATTGGATGGCTTTACCACGGAGCTCCCGAAAAAGCCAATCACTGCCATCAATGTTAACAGGACAGTGATCCTCCCAGAGGCCACACTCAAAGAAGGCCTTTCTCACATAATGCCGTCATTGCAGCGTCCACCCAACTTCAACTTGGTACCAAAAATCGCAGTTCCTCTGAACACCTCTAAATATAATCCTTCATTGGATGGTAACGCAACCCTCATCACCTCCTTTAATAAATTTCCATACCCGACGCAACCCGAGTTGTCCTGGTTAACTGCGGCCTCCAAGCACCCAGAGGAGCAAATAAAAGTATGGTTCACCACCCAGCGGCTAAAGCAAGGCATCAGTTGGTCCCCAGAGGAAGTAGAAGAGGctcgtaagaaaatgttcaatgGAACCATTCAGCCAGTACAGCAGACTTTCACTGTTTTGCCTGCCCACTTTTCTCATTCAGCCAAAGCTTCCCAGCCTCTTATTCAGACTGTTCCCTGCCATGTTCTTGGGCAGTCCAGTCTGGTGTTGACACCTGTTGCCAATGGGTCCCCAGTGACCTGCACTCCCATTGCTCTGACAGTAGCCAACCAGGTGGTACAGGCTCTTAAAAGGCCTCTTGCCACCCCAGTGGTGGCCCCCGATGTTAAACGGCCCACCATAATTCAGTCAGTTCAATCTCCACCCAAGTCAGCTTCCCCCACGCCCAGTTTTTCTCTAGACCGCAAAAAGACCCAGGATCAGATAACGGTGCTGAAGGCTAGCTATAGTCAGAACCAGTTTCCGGATGATAAAGAACTTTATCGTCTCATTGAGGCCACTGGCCTTTCCCGGAGTGAGATCAAAAGGTGGTTCAGTGACCAGCGCTACCGTAACCAAAAAGGCCTCCTGCAGGCTAACAGTGAGTTTCTGTCTAAAGACATACTCCAGAAGTCAGTCCCCACGCAGTTTCCTCTTCTAGAGAGGGTGAAGGGGAAAACCACTGAGCAGCTTAAAATGTTGGAGGAAAGCTTCCAGAAAACTAGCTTTCCAACCCAGGCAGACATCGACCACCTAGTGGCCAACACCAGGCTCTCCAAAACGGAAATTGACAGCTGGTTCTCGGAGCGCCGTGCACTGCGGGACAACTTGGAACAAGCCCTGCTGAACTCCATGGGACCCAaaaaggtggaggaggaggagctgccaCAGCAGCGAGGGTCTCTCAACGGTGTGCAAGAAAAGGAGAGTGTCTCCAGggcctcccctctccccatcatTGCTCCTTCCACCTGCCCCATGCTTATTGACAGCAGATCACTGGAGCTTCTCAAAGATGTTTTTGCACAAACTCAGTGGCCATCACCCGAGGAGTACAATCAGTTGGAGGTTCAAACAGGCCTTGCTCGCACAGAAATAGTCCGGTGGTTCAAGGACAACCGAGCAGCCCTGAAGAATGGGACCCTGGAGTGGATGGACCAACtccagaagcagagcagcaatGGGCGAAATGGGCAGAGCTCGTTGACAAGCGCAGAGCGTGCGCAGAGTGTCCTTCAGCAGTACTTCCGGGAAGTGAAGACCTTGAGCGGGGAGGATGTTGAGAAGCTGTCGGAAAGGTCCAAGCTCAGCAGCCAGGAAATCACGGACTGGTTTGCCAGCAAGCTGATACAGAATGCGTCTGAGGCGAACAAGGCTGACGATCAGCTCAGACAGCCAAGAGAGGATCACGGGAGCTGCATGAAGGAGAGTGAGGGGGTGACAAATAGGAGCACTGGCCTGGAACAAGAGCTGGTCTCTAATGCTGAAGGGGTGGTGGGAGAAATCTCTGGCAGGGTGATGGGATAA
- the tbc1d31 gene encoding TBC1 domain family member 31, which translates to MQTTDVGNKESGKIWYRNPGPSPSNGAIVSIIRTTGGHRSKKVRFLHIAFDTTGEEFLAGDHHGNIYVFDVIRNRFRLIQKTAQACTALAFNLRRTSEYLVALADYSIKCFDKDTKQLVSWMRGHECAVSSVSVHSSGRYAITTSADTAQLWDLDTFQRKRKLNVRQSVGIQKVFFLPLSNTILSCFNDDSIFAWESDTLCCKYQLPVPQEGPRLYYRAFAVTRDGRTLAAGGRSNLLHLWSLDSRQLLRVVQMPPKVRTVRQLQFLPDNFDGGSSQALGVLSQDGIMRFINIQTCKLLFDIGTLDDAITSVAVSPSGHHIVTVMDSGGLSIFSVQALTQEFNKPPPSLVKVVTGVNMEDQRVKLRAGPVQRPAKTSGRRVKPKVLRSQALSPLDDKENELPDGLNKRRLQALLKTFGEYPSKYRMFVWRSLLRLPENHSAFNSLMDKGTHSAFLTLQERYPIKSQKLHRGLQRLLSALTYWSAIFGETDYLPLMAFPFVKLFQNNPLVCFEVVATVLVNWCQHWFEYFPNPPLNVLSMVENALAHHDKELLQHLINCGITSQLYVWPLLETLFSEVLTREEWLKLFDNVFSNHPAFLLMAVVSYVTCCRAPLLLCTQREDFEYFFHHRNHLDVTAVVKETYRLMDTTPQELHPRSMLSDFEPLTRGQYPVFNKYPTFIVEHQSQERERIRQQEMEYLRERQMVQDMQAETVRRQAADQAWYTQQELLQQAEEQRRTMLQEEESKLAEQRARLAAMKRELKLKELTLIDAARRRFLKHQHDQKRVELRRLDDEIQRKMTLRDQETAITMQDLELRQMELEAQRGLFEQQLAKEQERVTQEVNAEVEVRRRVADLEDSAFHQALDADSVHNLKSKQLLEESLAEAEQMDTDTDWKAHVFSRLGWVGAEQERHHQELSRLNKEVLDKEEQLILAMKEVEGKKWEDVLEKRARLAEGREACGGDGPSWEPEETRQHLDRLRSSQEEPPRGSRHEGHLKLDLRSPCSTRGLLQKPALAHSQSKNVCLNSESPPPSTSPSNSSHSAQLSLDRGRKELEDKERELMRDVRELRRRLADRSRNETSLTCSASIQPSITCGSLASEDTITNTVT; encoded by the exons ATGCAGACAACAGACGTAGGGAACAAGGAGAGTGGGAAAATCTGGTATCGAAACCCAGGACCGTCGCCAAGTAATGG GGCCATTGTCAGCATTATTCGCACCACGGGTGGTCATCGAAGCAAGAAAGTTCGCTTTCTGCACATCGCCTTTGACACAACGGGAGAGGAATTTCTCGCTGGCGACCACCATGGGAATATCTACGTTTTTGACGTCATCAGAAATAG GTTTAGACTCATACAGAAAACGGCTCAGGCCTGCACAGCTCTGGCCTTCAACCTGCGCAGGACCTCAGAGTACCTGGTCGCCCTGGCAGACTACTCTATCAAGTGCTTCGACAAAG ACACCAAGCAGCTGGTCAGCTGGATGCGCGGGCACGAGTGCGCCGTGTCCTCAGTGTCGGTCCACAGCTCCGGCAGGTACGCCATCACCACCTCCGCCGACACGGCCCAGCTGTGGGACCTGGACACcttccagaggaagaggaagctCAACGTCCGCCAGTCTGTGGGCATACAgaag GTGTTTTTTCTGCCTTTGAGTAACACCATCCTCAGTTGCTTTAATGATGACTCTATCTTTGCCTGGGAGAGCGACACGTTATGCTGTAAATACCAGCTGCCAGTGCCGCAGGAGGGACCCAGGCTATACTACAGGGCTTTTGCTGTTACACG GGACGGGCGCACTCTGGCAGCCGGAGGCCGGTCCAACCTCCTCCATCTCTGGAGCTTGGACAGCCGGCAGCTCCTGAGGGTCGTCCAGATGCCACCCAAAGTGCGCACTGTGCGCCAGCTCCAGTTCCTTCCGGACAACTTCGACGGCGGGTCCAGCCAA GCCCTGGGTGTGCTGAGCCAGGATGGAATCATGCGTTTCATCAACATCCAGACGTGCAAGCTTCTGTTCGACATCGGCACCCTGGACGACGCCATCACCTCTGTGGCCGTCAGCCCCAGCGGCCACCACATCGTCACGGTGATGGACAGCGGGGGCCTCAGCATCTTTAGTGTACAGGCTCTGACCCAGGAATTCAACAAG cctcccccctccctggtGAAAGTTGTGACGGGCGTGAACATGGAAGATCAGAGGGTGAAGCTTCGTGCGGGACCTGTCCAACGTCCAGCTAAGACATCTGGACGCAGGGTCAAGCCAAAGGTCCTGAGATCCCAGGCCCTTTCCCCTCTAGATGACAAAGAg AATGAACTTCCCGATGGATTAAACAAGAGGAGGCTTCAGGCTTTGCTGAAGACTTTTGGAGAATACCCATCCAAATATAG GATGTTCGTGTGGCGTTCCCTGTTGCGCCTGCCAGAGAACCACTCGGCCTTCAACAGCCTAATGGACAAGGGCACACACTCCGCCTTCCTGACACTGCAGGAGCGCTACCCAATCAAGAGCCAGAAGCTGCACCGAGGCCTACAGAG GTTGTTGTCAGCTCTGACTTACTGGTCTGCCATTTTCGGAGAGACCGACTATCTACCTCTGATGGCATTCCCGTTTGTCAAGCTCTTCCAGAACAATCCGCTTGTCTGTTTTGAAGTGGTCGCCACCGTGTTAG TGAACTGGTGCCAGCATTGGTTTGAGTACTTCCCCAACCCACCGCTGAATGTGCTGAGCATGGTGGAGAACGCCCTGGCCCACCATGACAAGGAGCTGCTGCAACATCTTATCAACTGCGGCATCACATCACAG CTGTACGTCTGGCCGCTCCTGGAGACCCTGTTCTCAGAGGTCCTCACTCGGGAGGAGTGGCTGAAGCTCTTTGACAACGTCTTCTCCAATCACCCAGCCTTCCTGTTGATGGCGGTGGTGTCCTATGTCACCTGCTGCCGAGCCCCTCTTCTACTCTGCACCCAGAGGGAGGACTTTGAG TACTTCTTCCACCACCGGAACCACTTGGACGTGACTGCTGTGGTCAAGGAGACATACCGACTGATGGACACCACCCCACAGGAGCTCCACCCGCGCTCCATGCTGAGCGACTTCGAGCCCCTGACCCGCGGCCAATACCCCGTCTTCAACAAGTACCCCACCTTCATCGTGGAGCACCAGTCGCAAGAGCGAGAGAGGATCCGTCAGCAGGAAATGGAGTatctgagagagag GCAGATGGTGCAGGACATGCAGGCGGAGACGGTGCGCAGGCAGGCGGCAGACCAGGCCTGGTACACCCAGCAGGAGCTGCTGCAGCAGGCTGAGGAACAGCGCAGGACCATGctccaggaggaggagagcaagCTGGCCGAGCAGAGAGCCAG GCTGGCTGCCATGAAGcgtgagctgaagctgaaggagCTGACCCTGATTGATGCGGCCAGGAGACGTTTCCTCAAACACCAGCACGACCAGAAAAGGGTGGAGCTCCGGCGGCTGGATGACGAGATTCAGAGAAAG aTGACCCTCAGAGACCAAGAGACTGCGATCACCATGCAGGACCTGGAGCTCCGACAGATGGAGCTAGAAGCACAGAGAGGGCTGTTTGAACAG CAACTGGccaaagagcaggagagagtgacCCAGGAGGTGAACGCGGAGGTGGAAGTCCGGAGACGCGTGGCTGATCTGGAGGATTCGGCCTTTCACCAGGCGCTGGATGCAGACTCCGTCCACAATCTGAAGTCCAAACAG CTGCTGGAGGAGTCGCTGGCCGAGGCGGAGCAGatggacacggacacggactgGAAAGCGCACGTCTTCTCGCGCCTGGGGTGGGTGGGAGCCGAGCAGGAGAGGCACCACCAGGAGCTGTCCCGCCTCAACAAGGAGGTGCTGGACAAAGAGGAGCAGCTCATCCTCGCCATGAAGGAGGTGGAGGGCAAGAAG TGGGAGGACGTGCTGGAGAAGCGGGCGCGGCTGGCAGAAGGGAGGGAGGCCTGCGGGGGCGACGGCCCGTCCTGGGAGCCGGAGGAGACGCGGCAGCACCTGGACAGACTGCGGAGCAGCCAGGAGGAGCCGCCTCGGGGGTCCCGCCATG aagGGCACTTGAAGCTGGATTTGCGGTCTCCCTGTTCGACCAGAGGACTTCTGCAGAAACCAGCCCTTGCTCACTCGCAGTCCAAGAATGTCTGTCTGAACAGCGAGTCCCCTCCCCCTTCCACTTCCCCGTCCAATTCTTCTCATTCAGCTCAGC TGTCCCTGGATCGCGGCAGGAAGGAGCTGGAGGACAAAGAGCGGGAGTTGATGCGGGACGTCCGGGAACTGAGACGGAGGCTCGCGGACCGCTCCAGAAACGAAACCTCCCTCACCTGCTCGGCCAGCATTCAGCCCTCAATCACATGTGGGAGCTTAGCATCAGAGGACACAATCACTAACACCGTGACCTAG